The Streptomyces sp. Alt3 genome has a segment encoding these proteins:
- a CDS encoding acyl-CoA dehydrogenase family protein, whose protein sequence is MSDRAPQPVERRLPTEESRQLVELVRDIVSKEIAPRAAEEEEAGLFPRPVFTLLSEAGLLGLPYDSAHGGGDQPYEVYLQVLEELAAARLTVGLGVSVHSLACHALAGFGTEEQRAAHLPEMLAGGLLGAYCLSEPSSGSDAASLRTKAVRDGEDWVLTGTKAWITHGGIADFYTVLARTGVDGPRGITAFLVPGDAQGLGAALPEKKMGMKGSPTAQLHFDGVRIPGDRRIGEEGQGFAIALSALDSGRLGIAACAVGVAQAALDEAVRYATDRRQFGRPVADFQGLRFMLADMATQIEAGRALYLEAARLRDAGLAFSRQAAMAKLFCTDAAMRVTTDAVQVLGGYGYTLDFPVERLMREAKVLQIVEGTNQIQRMVIARHLAGPETR, encoded by the coding sequence ATCGTGTCGAAGGAGATCGCCCCGCGGGCGGCCGAGGAGGAGGAAGCGGGGCTGTTCCCGCGCCCGGTCTTCACCCTGCTCTCCGAAGCCGGCCTGCTCGGACTGCCGTACGACTCCGCGCACGGCGGCGGTGACCAGCCGTACGAGGTCTATCTCCAGGTCCTGGAAGAGCTGGCCGCCGCCCGGCTCACCGTCGGTCTCGGCGTCAGCGTCCACTCGCTCGCCTGTCACGCGCTCGCCGGATTCGGGACCGAGGAGCAACGAGCCGCCCACCTGCCGGAGATGCTCGCGGGCGGCCTGCTCGGCGCCTACTGCCTCTCCGAACCGTCCTCGGGCTCCGACGCCGCCTCCCTCCGCACGAAAGCCGTGCGGGACGGTGAGGACTGGGTGCTCACCGGGACCAAGGCGTGGATCACGCACGGCGGCATCGCCGACTTCTACACGGTGCTGGCCCGTACCGGGGTGGACGGCCCCCGGGGCATCACCGCCTTCCTCGTCCCCGGTGACGCCCAGGGCCTGGGCGCGGCCCTGCCCGAGAAGAAGATGGGCATGAAGGGCTCGCCCACAGCCCAACTGCACTTCGACGGCGTACGTATCCCGGGCGACCGCCGTATCGGTGAGGAGGGGCAGGGATTCGCCATCGCCCTGTCCGCACTCGACTCGGGGCGCCTGGGCATCGCCGCGTGCGCCGTCGGTGTCGCCCAGGCCGCCCTGGACGAGGCCGTCCGATACGCCACCGACCGGCGCCAGTTCGGCCGTCCCGTCGCGGACTTCCAGGGGCTGCGGTTCATGCTCGCCGACATGGCGACCCAGATCGAGGCCGGGAGGGCGCTCTACCTGGAGGCGGCACGGCTCCGCGACGCGGGCCTGGCGTTCTCGCGGCAGGCGGCGATGGCGAAGCTCTTCTGCACCGACGCGGCCATGAGGGTGACCACCGACGCGGTCCAGGTGCTCGGGGGCTACGGCTACACCCTCGACTTCCCGGTCGAGCGGCTGATGCGCGAGGCCAAGGTGCTCCAGATCGTCGAGGGCACCAACCAGATCCAGCGCATGGTCATCGCCCGTCACCTCGCGGGTCCCGAGACGCGCTGA
- a CDS encoding Lrp/AsnC family transcriptional regulator, with protein sequence MEELDRQIVELLVKDGRMSYTDLGKATGLSTSAVHQRVRRLEQRGVIRGYAAVVDPEAVGLPLTAFISVKPFDPSAPDDIAERLAGVPELEACHSVAGDENYILKVRVASPLELEHLLTRIRTLAGVSTRTTVVLSTPYEARPPRV encoded by the coding sequence ATGGAGGAGCTGGACCGTCAGATTGTGGAGTTGCTCGTCAAGGACGGGCGGATGAGCTACACCGACCTGGGCAAGGCCACGGGCCTGTCCACCTCGGCCGTTCATCAGCGCGTCCGCCGGCTGGAGCAGCGGGGAGTGATCCGGGGCTACGCCGCTGTCGTCGACCCCGAGGCCGTCGGCCTGCCCCTCACCGCGTTCATCTCGGTGAAACCCTTCGACCCGAGCGCCCCCGACGACATCGCCGAGCGGCTCGCCGGTGTGCCGGAGCTCGAGGCGTGCCACAGCGTCGCGGGCGACGAGAACTACATCCTCAAGGTGCGGGTCGCCAGCCCTCTGGAGCTCGAGCACCTGCTCACCCGGATCCGGACGCTGGCCGGCGTCTCCACCCGTACGACCGTCGTCCTCTCCACGCCCTACGAGGCGCGGCCGCCGCGCGTCTGA